A window of Bacteroidales bacterium genomic DNA:
TTTTCAAAAACAGGCATTGTCCACATTTCAGGCTGCGTGCTTGGAGAAAAAGCATCGTAATAAACCAAATCATAAAAATCGCTTTCCAAGCTTATTTCTTGTATTTTTTCTTTATTGTTGCAAAACAGGAAATTATCGCTAATGCTAGTTTTTACGCCATTTTCAGCAGAGTGAAATTTTAAAATCAAATCCTTCATTTCGTCGCCGCCATAAATGCTATTATAATTCAGTTTTTCAACTTCATCAATGCTTAAAGGATTTGGCTCAAGCGAAAAATAATTAATTTTCACATTATTTTTCTCAGCGACAAAAAATGTCAGAGCAGCATTTAATCCCGTTCCAAAGCCAACTTCAAGAATATTTAAAGAATCATTGTTTTGGAATTTCGCTTTCAATCCTGCATTTATAAAAACATGCATACTCTCTGATACTGCCCCATGCGACGAATGATATGTTTCGTTTAGTTCAGGCAAATAAAGCGTGTGGGAGCCGTCTTCAGTTATTCTAAATTCTTTCATTTGTTATACAAAATCTTTATATCCTTGATTGTGTCAGGCATTTCAAAAGTATTAACAATTCCCAAGGCTGGAAAAGAAACTACTTTTAATGTTTTAGCATTAGACAAAAACAAAAACTTGTTTACATTATCAAAAGCAATGTGCGAAGCTGTATCAGCCGCAATTAGCTCCGCAACAGAATTATTTTCAAAATTGTATAAAAATATTCCGTCAGAATGGCTAAAAACAAAGCTGCTACTAGATATTTGCTCAACACAAAATATTTTTCCCAAAGGCAAATCTTTTATTTTTGTAATTATCATGTTGTAAATATCCAAAACCCTGATTTCAGGCTGATTTCCATTGTTGCAAAAAAGAATATTTTTATTTTCCTCAATGCTGAACAAATTAACAACATCATAATTAATGAAGAAATTCCCTTTTACCGTGCCAAAATCCTCATAAACAACATAAATAAAAGTTGATTGCCCTGTAAAGTGCTTCATCACACAAGTTAGATATACTCCATCATAGCAAACTTTATAAAGTCTGTAATCTTTAAATAAATAAGAAAATTTGAGCGTTCCATCTCCAAAGTAGCCTTCTATGCGGCTGTCAGAATAGCCAACAATAAACCTTTTATTATTAAAATAAATAATTTCAAAATACGGAAAAGGCAAATTCGTTGGCACATTTATTTGTTTTAAAATCTCATTGTGTTCAGCATCTAAAAAGAACAAATTGCCTTTAAATCTACCCGCCGAATACACAATTTTATTGCGGCTATTCACTGCTCCATTAGAAAAATCGCCCGCTAAATTTCTAAATAAATTCACCGAAAAAGAGCTGTCAATCTTATAAATATTCACATAATTGGCGTTTTTATTATTACAAAAAACAAATACAACTTTTGTAGTTTTGTTTGTTTCGGTCAAATTCAAAGGTACATACGCTTTGGAAACCGCATCATCATTAGCAACTTCGAAATACAAAAAATAACTTCCTGTTTCTAAATATTCATTTGAAATCACGTATTCGCCGGACAAATCAAATTTTGTAGATTCTGGATAATACATCTGCACAGGGCATTCTTGCATATAATTTTTATTTAACAAAACAATTTTAACGTATTTTATTTTAATCTCAGACGTTGCTAAAACTCTCAATTTGAGCGTGTCTCCAACATTTGCACTTGTGTTTTTCGCAGGAGAAATCACGCTTATCGCGGGAGGTGGAGCCAATTCTTCTTTGCAGGCAACAAAAAAGACAGGCAGTAATAAAAAAACAAACTTCAAATATCTCATTTCAAAAAATATTTATAAATTTAACATATTTTTTTAACACACAAACATTATGGAAAATTATTTTTCAAACATTTTATTTTTAGATATAGAGACAGTTCCGGCTGTTTATAAGTACGAAGAATTAAGCGAGCGAATGAAATGTTTTTGGGATAAAAAAGCAGCACAGTTGGCTAAAAACGAGTCAGACACGCCCGAATCGCTTTATGACAAAGCAGCTATTTTTGCTGAGTTTGGGAAAATTATTTGTATTTCCACTGGAACAATCTCAAACAATGTTGCAACAATAAAAAGCTTTTTCAGCCATGACGAAAAAGAGCTTTTAACGTCTTTTTCAAATTATTTAAACTCTGTTCAGAAGTCTGAGATTCGACTTTTATGTGCACATAACGGGAAAGAGTTCGATTTTCCATGGCTTTGCCGCCGAATGCTTGTAAATGGCTTGAATATTCCTGAAATATTAAACACACAAGGCAAAAAACCTTGGGAAATAAGCCATATAGACACCATGGAGCTATGGAAATTTGGCGACTACAAAAGCTTTACATCTCTTGATTTATTATCAGAAATTTTCGAAATCCCAACGCCAAAAGATGACATAAATGGCGCCGATGTCGCTAGAGTATATTACGAAGAAAACAACCTGATAAGAATTGTAAAATACTGCCAAAAAGATGTCATAGCCCTAATTCAGCTATTCCGCAAACTGCAAAACCTACCGCTAATTTCGGAAGTGAATGTTTTGAATGGGTGATGGGATGTGGTGTGGAGAAAATTGTTGGATTGGCAATTATTTTATATTTGTTTTGTGAAATATATGTTATAATTTTAAAAATATAATCATCAGAATAATGGATAACTTAAAATTCGAAAATATTCTAGGTTGGAAAGTTCCAGAAGGCTCTTTGCCATGTTGGGTGATTTCCGAGAGTGAAAGACTTTTTTCAATAAAAGAAAAAAAACCTTTTTATGACTATAGCCCATGTTGTTATTTCAAAATTACCCAACGACTTGACAATAATTTTATTGAAGGGCATCTTGGACATAGTGAATACAAAGGAAAACGATTCCATGATGATATCTCAACCAGCTATGAATATTTTAGTAATTATCAAAAAAGGGAACCTGTATATTTCAGTTTTGACAGAGTTTCATTATACCGGTTGATTGAAATAATACCCAATAAACCACTAAGTTTTATTTTAAAACGTGTCGACAGTCCAAAGGCAATAAAACCAAATAGGGCTTTTATGAT
This region includes:
- a CDS encoding 3'-5' exonuclease encodes the protein MENYFSNILFLDIETVPAVYKYEELSERMKCFWDKKAAQLAKNESDTPESLYDKAAIFAEFGKIICISTGTISNNVATIKSFFSHDEKELLTSFSNYLNSVQKSEIRLLCAHNGKEFDFPWLCRRMLVNGLNIPEILNTQGKKPWEISHIDTMELWKFGDYKSFTSLDLLSEIFEIPTPKDDINGADVARVYYEENNLIRIVKYCQKDVIALIQLFRKLQNLPLISEVNVLNG
- the mnmD gene encoding tRNA (5-methylaminomethyl-2-thiouridine)(34)-methyltransferase MnmD, with translation MKEFRITEDGSHTLYLPELNETYHSSHGAVSESMHVFINAGLKAKFQNNDSLNILEVGFGTGLNAALTFFVAEKNNVKINYFSLEPNPLSIDEVEKLNYNSIYGGDEMKDLILKFHSAENGVKTSISDNFLFCNNKEKIQEISLESDFYDLVYYDAFSPSTQPEMWTMPVFEKIYSAMRKNALLVTYVAKGEVRRTLKSCGFAVEKLPGFAGKREMTRAVKY